In 'Nostoc azollae' 0708, the following are encoded in one genomic region:
- a CDS encoding transposase family protein — protein sequence MPTFEVLGLHFGIWKTEATDTFHYWLEILRDVFPPSLLE from the coding sequence ATGCCAACATTTGAGGTTTTAGGTTTGCATTTCGGTATATGGAAAACGGAAGCAACGGACACATTTCATTACTGGCTAGAGATATTACGAGATGTTTTCCCTCCTAGTCTCCTTGAATAG
- a CDS encoding aldose epimerase, whose amino-acid sequence MFTITQQQQQYKTYILTDNTANSQLEVVPERGGIITRWRMQGEEILYLDVERFANPELSVRGGVPILFPICGNLLDNSYTYNGQQYTLKQHGFGRDLPWEVTEQNTEGKVSLSVVLKSNESTRAVYPFDFQVTFTYTLQGNTLVIHQVYQNLSSTPMPFSAGFHPYFQCGNKSQLEFEIPSGQYLDQRTKEMHPFSGNFDFNRDEIDFAFGYLQSLSATVTDNSRKLKLTLNYDHIYAMLVFWTLKGKDFYCLEPWMAGRNSLNTGENLIMLEPGASKSTSVRLRVNYF is encoded by the coding sequence GTGTTTACTATTACGCAACAACAACAACAATACAAAACCTATATCCTCACAGATAATACCGCTAACTCCCAACTGGAAGTAGTACCAGAAAGAGGTGGCATTATTACCCGTTGGCGGATGCAGGGAGAGGAAATTCTCTATTTAGATGTGGAAAGGTTTGCTAACCCGGAATTAAGCGTTCGTGGTGGTGTACCAATTTTGTTTCCTATCTGTGGTAACTTGCTAGATAATTCTTACACCTACAACGGACAACAATATACTCTCAAACAACATGGTTTTGGGCGAGATCTACCCTGGGAAGTGACTGAACAAAACACAGAAGGCAAGGTAAGTTTAAGCGTAGTTCTTAAAAGCAATGAATCAACACGCGCTGTTTATCCTTTTGATTTTCAAGTAACTTTTACCTACACCCTCCAAGGTAATACTTTAGTGATTCACCAAGTTTATCAAAACCTGTCATCCACACCAATGCCCTTTTCGGCTGGGTTTCATCCCTATTTCCAGTGTGGTAATAAGTCACAATTAGAGTTTGAAATTCCCTCTGGACAGTATCTAGACCAGAGAACCAAGGAAATGCACCCCTTTAGCGGCAATTTCGACTTTAACCGCGATGAAATAGATTTTGCTTTTGGATATTTGCAGAGTCTGTCGGCTACGGTGACAGATAATAGCCGTAAATTGAAATTAACTCTTAATTATGATCATATCTATGCTATGCTTGTTTTCTGGACTCTCAAGGGCAAAGATTTCTATTGTCTTGAACCTTGGATGGCTGGGCGTAATTCGCTCAATACTGGTGAAAACCTGATTATGTTGGAGCCAGGAGCAAGCAAAAGTACCTCTGTGAGATTAAGGGTGAATTATTTCTAA
- the pdhA gene encoding pyruvate dehydrogenase (acetyl-transferring) E1 component subunit alpha has translation MVQERTLPTFNSATVQITKVEGLRLYEDMTLGRFFEDKCAEMYYRGKMFGFVHLYNGQEAVSTGIIQGAMRPGEDFVSSTYRDHVHALSSGVPAREVMAELFGKATGCSKGRGGSMHMFSAEHRLLGGYAFVAEGIPVAAGAAFQSKYRREVLGDKNADQVTACFFGDGAANNGQFFETLNMAALWKLPILFVVENNKWAIGMAHDRATSDPEIHKKASVFNMVGVEVDGMDVLAVRQVAQEAVARARAGEGPTLIEAMTYRFRGHSLADPDELRSKEEKEYWFSRDPIKKLATYLVEQNLATGEELKAIEKKIQEVIDEAVKFAESSPEPDASELYRFIFAEDE, from the coding sequence ATGGTTCAAGAACGCACATTACCCACATTCAACTCTGCCACCGTCCAAATTACCAAAGTAGAAGGGTTGCGGTTATACGAAGATATGACATTAGGGCGGTTTTTTGAAGACAAATGCGCCGAAATGTACTACAGAGGCAAAATGTTTGGTTTTGTCCACCTGTACAACGGTCAAGAAGCCGTTTCCACAGGTATTATTCAAGGAGCAATGCGCCCAGGGGAAGACTTCGTTTCCAGTACCTACCGTGACCATGTTCATGCTTTGAGTTCAGGTGTACCAGCCAGAGAAGTCATGGCAGAACTATTTGGTAAAGCCACAGGTTGCAGCAAAGGGCGCGGTGGTTCCATGCATATGTTTTCAGCCGAACACCGTTTATTAGGTGGTTATGCTTTCGTAGCTGAAGGTATTCCTGTTGCGGCTGGTGCAGCATTTCAAAGCAAATATCGCCGGGAAGTATTAGGAGACAAAAACGCCGACCAAGTAACCGCTTGTTTCTTTGGTGACGGCGCTGCTAACAACGGTCAATTTTTCGAGACATTAAATATGGCAGCGTTATGGAAATTACCAATCTTATTTGTGGTAGAAAATAATAAATGGGCGATCGGCATGGCACACGATCGCGCCACATCAGATCCCGAAATTCACAAAAAAGCCAGCGTGTTTAACATGGTAGGGGTAGAAGTAGATGGAATGGACGTTTTAGCAGTTCGGCAAGTCGCCCAAGAAGCTGTAGCCCGCGCTCGTGCAGGAGAAGGACCCACCCTCATCGAAGCCATGACCTATCGCTTCCGTGGTCACTCCCTAGCTGACCCAGATGAACTCCGCAGTAAAGAAGAAAAAGAATATTGGTTTTCTCGTGACCCAATTAAAAAATTAGCCACTTATTTAGTAGAACAAAACCTCGCTACAGGAGAAGAACTCAAAGCTATTGAGAAGAAAATTCAGGAAGTTATCGACGAAGCAGTCAAATTCGCCGAAAGCAGCCCTGAACCAGATGCCAGCGAATTATATCGCTTCATCTTTGCAGAAGACGAGTAA
- a CDS encoding helix-turn-helix domain-containing protein, with the protein MQHKKLQGDIESKNIGINQKGGGGKGKLEIKEQVCLCLFYWRTMPTFEVLGLHFGIWKTEATDTFHYWLEILRDVFPPSLLE; encoded by the coding sequence ATGCAGCATAAAAAACTTCAAGGTGACATAGAAAGTAAAAACATAGGTATAAATCAGAAAGGAGGAGGGGGGAAAGGGAAACTAGAGATAAAAGAACAGGTATGTCTATGCTTGTTCTATTGGAGGACAATGCCAACATTTGAGGTTTTAGGTTTGCATTTCGGTATATGGAAAACGGAAGCAACGGACACATTTCATTACTGGCTAGAGATATTACGAGATGTTTTCCCTCCTAGTCTCCTTGAATAG
- a CDS encoding IMS domain-containing protein: MRIPLDYYRILGLPLAASEEQLRQAYSDRIVQLPRREYSIAAISSRKQLIEEAYVVLSDSKERAIYDQLYLSHAYDPDRAGTKSLLENRVENNNRNHDVQSLSIEIAQEQLVGALLLLQELGEYELVLKLGRPYLVNRNRKVGVRVGSYLASEEFSSSPELPDIILTVALACLELGREQWQQAHYENAAISLATGEELLMREGLFPSVQAEIAADLCKLRPYRILELLALPQDKTNERRQGLELLQNILEERGGIDGAGNDQSGLNIDDFLRFIQQLRNHLTVAEQHKLFEAESKRPSAVATYLAVYALIARGFSQRQSALIRQAKHMLMHLGKRQDVHLEQSLCALLLGQTEEATRVLELSQEYEALAIIREKSQDSPDLLPGLCLYCEQWLQQEVFPHFRDLGRKQASLKEYFADRQVQAYLEDLPTDTEASNEWNAVNHQAFPGSQVNSPRYRTPDHGTSRQVNHHHNFETELPSAVIGEIHDSSHVSPPRWNASLGYSGGQIPEMAGEQSAGGNVAASGHNQQMPVRTQIDAPKQTQRRRQRKPTPANSRDSGSKHHPYLPRRQRGFAGNLDAKTRLVWLVFLSMGGLCVFWLLLSTAWGWVSNAFFPRPSLLGTLLAIELNQPVVSIPDPNSKPEVYDGMVTTAIAKQVIENWLSTKAAAFGPDHEMNSLDEILTGSALSQWRAIIKQQVTESSYRKYEHDVKVEFINQKETVADNAVVEATVREITQFYENGVNKRSNEDRLRVRYDLIRKENSWRIQNMTVVKSVNSYHLSVMKVE; this comes from the coding sequence GTGCGAATTCCGCTAGATTACTACCGAATTTTAGGACTACCGTTGGCGGCAAGCGAGGAACAATTGCGGCAGGCTTATAGCGATCGCATTGTTCAGTTGCCCAGACGGGAATATTCGATTGCAGCTATCTCTTCTCGTAAACAACTCATAGAAGAAGCTTACGTGGTTTTATCAGATTCCAAAGAACGCGCTATATATGATCAGCTTTATCTCTCCCACGCCTATGATCCTGACCGGGCAGGGACGAAATCGCTGTTGGAAAACCGTGTCGAAAATAACAACCGCAATCACGATGTCCAAAGTCTCAGCATCGAAATTGCCCAAGAGCAGTTAGTAGGTGCTTTATTACTCCTACAAGAGTTGGGAGAATACGAATTGGTACTGAAACTAGGCCGTCCATACTTGGTAAATAGAAATAGGAAGGTTGGGGTGAGAGTAGGTAGTTATCTGGCCAGTGAGGAATTCTCCTCCAGTCCTGAATTACCTGATATTATTCTTACAGTGGCTTTAGCCTGTTTAGAATTGGGGCGGGAACAATGGCAGCAAGCTCACTATGAAAATGCAGCTATATCTCTAGCAACTGGCGAAGAATTACTCATGCGTGAAGGTTTATTTCCCAGTGTGCAAGCGGAAATTGCTGCGGATCTTTGTAAGCTGCGACCATATAGAATCCTAGAATTATTGGCACTTCCTCAAGACAAGACTAATGAACGCCGTCAAGGGTTGGAATTATTACAGAATATTTTAGAAGAGCGTGGAGGTATTGATGGTGCTGGTAATGATCAATCAGGTTTAAATATAGACGATTTTCTACGATTTATTCAACAGTTACGCAACCACTTAACTGTTGCAGAACAGCACAAATTATTTGAAGCTGAAAGCAAGCGTCCTTCTGCTGTGGCTACATATTTAGCAGTTTATGCCTTAATAGCCAGGGGTTTTTCCCAACGTCAATCAGCTTTAATTCGTCAAGCTAAGCACATGTTGATGCATCTAGGTAAACGCCAAGATGTACATTTAGAACAATCTTTATGTGCTTTGTTACTCGGACAAACGGAAGAAGCAACCCGTGTTTTGGAATTAAGTCAGGAATATGAAGCTTTAGCTATTATTCGGGAAAAATCTCAAGATTCTCCAGATTTGTTACCAGGACTTTGTTTGTACTGTGAACAGTGGTTACAACAAGAGGTTTTTCCTCATTTTCGAGATTTAGGCAGAAAACAAGCTTCTTTAAAAGAATATTTTGCTGATAGACAGGTACAAGCTTATTTAGAAGATCTACCTACGGATACTGAAGCCTCTAATGAATGGAATGCAGTTAATCATCAAGCTTTTCCTGGTTCACAAGTAAATAGTCCCCGCTATCGTACTCCTGATCATGGAACTAGTAGGCAAGTTAATCATCACCACAATTTTGAAACTGAGTTACCATCAGCAGTAATTGGTGAAATACATGATTCTAGCCATGTTTCTCCACCTCGATGGAATGCTTCACTGGGATACAGTGGTGGTCAAATACCGGAAATGGCTGGAGAACAGTCTGCTGGGGGAAATGTGGCAGCGTCTGGACATAACCAGCAGATGCCTGTCAGAACTCAGATAGATGCGCCAAAACAAACGCAAAGACGTAGGCAACGCAAGCCTACTCCTGCTAACAGTCGAGACAGTGGTTCAAAACATCATCCTTATTTACCTAGACGACAACGCGGTTTTGCTGGCAACTTAGATGCAAAAACCCGGTTAGTTTGGCTGGTGTTTTTATCTATGGGAGGTTTATGCGTTTTTTGGTTGTTGCTTTCTACAGCTTGGGGATGGGTAAGCAATGCGTTTTTCCCTAGACCATCTTTGCTGGGAACACTGTTGGCTATAGAACTGAATCAACCAGTAGTTAGCATTCCTGACCCGAACAGCAAACCAGAAGTGTATGACGGGATGGTGACAACTGCGATCGCAAAACAAGTGATTGAAAATTGGTTATCTACCAAAGCTGCAGCTTTCGGACCTGATCATGAAATGAATAGTTTAGATGAAATTTTAACTGGTTCTGCACTATCACAATGGCGAGCAATTATCAAGCAACAGGTAACAGAAAGCAGTTATCGCAAATACGAACATGATGTGAAGGTGGAATTTATCAATCAAAAAGAGACGGTTGCAGATAACGCCGTGGTCGAAGCTACAGTGAGGGAAATTACCCAGTTTTATGAAAATGGTGTGAATAAAAGGTCTAATGAGGATCGGTTACGGGTTCGTTATGATTTGATTCGCAAAGAAAATTCTTGGCGAATTCAGAATATGACAGTTGTCAAATCAGTTAACAGTTATCATTTATCAGTTATGAAGGTAGAATAA
- a CDS encoding DUF1825 family protein, which yields MGFFDSEIVQHEAKQLFEDYQSLIQLGNNYGKFDREGKKLFIEQMEAMMDRYRIFMKRFELSEDFMAQMTIQQLKTQLDQFGVTPQQMFEQMNITLQRMKAELEKQS from the coding sequence ATGGGATTCTTCGACTCTGAGATAGTTCAGCACGAAGCCAAGCAGCTATTTGAAGATTATCAATCGCTGATTCAACTTGGCAATAACTACGGCAAATTTGACCGCGAGGGCAAAAAGCTGTTTATTGAGCAAATGGAAGCCATGATGGATCGATATCGCATCTTTATGAAGCGTTTCGAGCTATCAGAAGACTTCATGGCACAAATGACCATCCAGCAACTCAAAACTCAGTTGGATCAGTTTGGTGTCACCCCCCAACAAATGTTTGAGCAAATGAATATCACTCTGCAAAGAATGAAAGCAGAATTAGAAAAACAGTCATGA
- the argS gene encoding arginine--tRNA ligase — MNATQEKLKLKLAQALVAAFGAEYTGVDPILVTASNPKFGDFQANVALSLSKKLGMQARVIASAIVEKLDVSDICKPPEIAGPGFINLRLQTSYLESQLNAIKTDSRLGVPKTKNSQKEIVDFSSPNIAKEMHVGHLRSTIIGDCIARILEFHGHEVLRLNHVGDWGTQFGMLITYLREVYPEALTTANALDIGDLVTFYRQAKQRFDADETFQETARQEVVRLQAGVEDTLHAWKLLCEQSRREFQVIYDLLNVNLIERGESFYNPFLPAVVEDLEKTGLLEENQGAKCVFLDGFTNREGEPLPLIIQKSDGGYNYATTDLACLRYRIEKDQAKRIIYVTDAGQANHFTQFMQLAKKANWIPDDVELVHVPFGLVLGDNRKKFKTRSGDTVRLRDLLDEAVSRTRADLEARLIEEGREETEEFIKNVAEVVGISAVKYADLSQNRTSNYVFSYDKMLALKGNTAPYMLYAYVRTQGISREGNIDFENLGTDTKILLKEDAELTLAKDLLQLDEVISEVEQDLLPNRLCDYLYNLSDKFNKFYENCPVLKSEEPTRTSRLMLCDLTAKTLKLGLDLLGIKVLERM, encoded by the coding sequence ATGAACGCTACACAAGAAAAATTGAAACTGAAATTAGCACAGGCTTTGGTGGCTGCATTTGGTGCTGAATACACCGGAGTAGACCCGATTTTGGTGACTGCGAGTAATCCTAAATTCGGTGATTTTCAAGCCAATGTGGCTTTATCACTAAGTAAAAAATTGGGAATGCAAGCAAGAGTGATCGCATCTGCTATTGTAGAAAAACTAGATGTATCTGATATTTGCAAACCACCAGAAATCGCTGGTCCTGGTTTTATTAATTTAAGATTGCAAACATCTTACCTAGAATCACAACTCAACGCCATTAAAACAGATTCTCGGTTAGGTGTGCCAAAAACGAAAAATTCACAAAAAGAAATTGTCGATTTTTCCAGTCCAAATATCGCCAAAGAAATGCACGTTGGACACTTACGTTCGACAATTATTGGTGATTGTATTGCAAGGATTTTAGAATTTCATGGACATGAGGTATTGCGTTTAAATCATGTCGGTGATTGGGGTACGCAATTTGGGATGTTAATTACCTATTTGAGGGAAGTTTATCCAGAAGCACTGACAACCGCTAACGCTTTAGATATTGGAGATTTAGTTACTTTTTATCGTCAAGCTAAACAACGGTTTGATGCAGATGAAACATTTCAAGAAACTGCACGTCAAGAAGTTGTCAGATTACAAGCAGGTGTAGAAGATACACTTCATGCTTGGAAGTTACTTTGTGAACAATCACGGCGTGAATTTCAGGTAATTTATGATTTACTGAATGTCAACTTAATTGAACGGGGAGAATCTTTCTATAACCCATTTCTGCCAGCAGTTGTAGAAGACTTGGAAAAAACTGGATTACTAGAAGAAAATCAAGGTGCAAAATGTGTATTTTTGGATGGTTTTACAAATAGAGAAGGTGAACCTTTACCCTTAATTATCCAAAAATCCGATGGTGGATATAACTACGCCACCACAGATTTAGCTTGCCTCCGTTACCGCATTGAGAAAGATCAAGCCAAGCGGATAATTTATGTAACTGACGCAGGACAAGCAAACCATTTTACTCAATTTATGCAACTAGCAAAGAAAGCGAATTGGATACCTGATGATGTGGAATTAGTTCACGTTCCCTTTGGTTTAGTTTTAGGAGATAACAGGAAGAAATTCAAAACTCGTTCCGGGGATACAGTCCGGCTAAGAGACTTATTAGACGAAGCAGTTTCTCGAACTCGTGCAGACTTAGAAGCGAGATTAATAGAAGAAGGTAGAGAAGAGACTGAAGAATTTATTAAAAATGTTGCTGAAGTGGTTGGTATTAGTGCAGTAAAATATGCCGACTTAAGCCAAAATCGCACTAGTAATTATGTTTTTAGTTATGATAAGATGCTTGCCTTAAAGGGAAATACAGCACCTTATATGCTATATGCTTATGTGAGGACTCAAGGCATTAGTCGAGAAGGAAATATTGATTTTGAAAATTTGGGCACAGATACCAAAATTCTTCTGAAAGAAGATGCAGAACTAACTCTAGCCAAGGATTTGTTACAACTGGATGAAGTGATTAGCGAAGTTGAACAGGATTTATTACCAAATCGTTTATGTGATTATTTATATAATCTCAGCGATAAGTTTAATAAATTCTATGAAAATTGTCCGGTGTTGAAATCTGAAGAACCGACTAGAACATCGCGGTTGATGTTATGTGATTTGACAGCTAAAACCCTGAAGTTGGGATTAGATTTGTTGGGGATTAAGGTATTGGAGAGGATGTAG
- a CDS encoding thioesterase domain-containing protein, translated as MLYSASPIILVNTPPPQSLPIYKLPYAEFWQEIRNFNGTSDDVIENEDIVKLFLPILRADFTVLDTYSYSHQRPFDCPISVFGGLQDPTFTDYELEAWEEHTTAAFTRLLAELILCYNRVMSLF; from the coding sequence CTGCTATATTCTGCCTCACCTATCATACTTGTCAATACCCCACCACCTCAATCCTTACCAATTTACAAATTACCATATGCAGAGTTTTGGCAAGAAATTCGCAATTTTAATGGTACTTCTGATGATGTCATAGAAAATGAAGACATTGTCAAACTTTTTCTGCCAATTCTCCGGGCTGATTTTACAGTTTTAGATACCTACAGTTACAGTCATCAAAGACCTTTCGATTGTCCTATTAGTGTTTTTGGTGGTTTGCAAGATCCCACATTTACTGATTATGAGCTAGAAGCATGGGAAGAACATACAACTGCGGCTTTTACTCGACTTCTTGCAGAATTAATTTTATGTTATAATAGGGTGATGTCCTTGTTTTAG
- a CDS encoding WD40 repeat domain-containing protein encodes MQPGLNLLIQLVLEFAPVMVNIIQNQTQGNLKNNTSPIPKVTQDFIKTVDKITQIDITESEFTQQQQLAIYHHATQLKIANQERETAIKLPEVHKILDSWPLRLYPSQLLESFPNYKRTPLKLFIAAPQIQFDKFDLQNSQITDEIELKLAEGLREFINNHYSLNHPERPIEFLAGAWDSKRFHSESSIKALFSGLKNQPTLILESEKDGDYFNFRIAYWGLGQENYYYKTISRLPYRQILQESAKNRAWEWKNIKNQLSSLGEDLEVVNNLGRERNFNLELLEKVEKWQSQRVDVNKLSLEYQIGSQDWQHLYQVLITCHCLVTAWVTDAYYLVNHGVHPLLPELLPSLISEAINLQSLQVITDSYKQVYQALRNEQIAKIPELALQLAQGLSHFSSSHWSREQVDYSIDTWLEIRQVSIREVTHPLKAMQLAVKIEDETYITKLKEYFTAVGDGENLIYVESILEEISSLKAKCNLEKIHLQYTLTGHSGKVSSVAISPNGEVLVSGCADKTINIWNLQTGKLIRTLTGNLGAISSVAMSPNGHFLAVGSCEHPQGNVKVWNLKTGKLIHTLLGHQKPVNVVAISSDGTILASGSNKIKIWNLQRGERICTLWHSSAVEAIATTADGTILASGSSDYKIRLWNPFTGDPLRSMIGHLGEVTSIAISGDGEVLFSGSADKTVKIWHLSTGKLLKTLNGHTDKVKSIAVSPNGEFIFSGSVDKTIKIWHLSTGEVLQTLTGHSGVVTSLSLSADGKFLASGSADKTVKIWQVIK; translated from the coding sequence ATGCAACCGGGTTTAAATTTACTAATTCAACTAGTATTAGAGTTTGCACCTGTGATGGTAAACATCATCCAAAACCAAACACAAGGTAATTTAAAAAACAATACTTCTCCAATCCCTAAAGTAACTCAAGACTTTATTAAAACTGTAGATAAGATTACACAAATAGATATTACTGAGAGTGAATTTACTCAGCAACAGCAATTAGCTATTTACCACCACGCAACACAACTAAAAATAGCTAATCAAGAAAGAGAAACAGCTATTAAGCTGCCGGAAGTGCATAAGATTCTGGATAGTTGGCCTTTGCGGTTGTATCCTTCCCAACTTTTAGAATCTTTTCCCAACTATAAACGTACTCCATTAAAATTGTTTATTGCAGCACCGCAAATTCAGTTTGATAAATTTGATTTACAAAATTCACAAATTACTGATGAAATTGAGTTGAAATTGGCTGAGGGTTTGCGAGAGTTTATCAACAATCATTATTCTCTAAATCATCCAGAAAGACCAATAGAATTTTTAGCCGGTGCTTGGGATAGTAAGCGTTTTCATAGTGAATCTAGCATCAAGGCTTTATTTAGTGGTTTGAAAAACCAGCCGACTTTAATTTTAGAATCGGAAAAAGATGGAGATTATTTTAATTTTCGGATCGCCTACTGGGGATTAGGACAGGAAAATTATTACTATAAAACTATTTCTCGACTACCTTATCGACAAATTTTACAAGAGTCTGCTAAAAATCGGGCTTGGGAATGGAAAAATATTAAAAATCAACTTTCATCGCTGGGTGAAGATTTAGAAGTAGTTAACAATTTAGGTAGAGAGAGAAATTTCAATTTAGAACTTTTAGAAAAGGTAGAAAAATGGCAATCTCAACGAGTTGATGTTAATAAGTTATCCTTGGAATATCAAATTGGTAGTCAAGATTGGCAGCATCTTTATCAAGTCTTAATTACTTGTCACTGTTTAGTTACTGCTTGGGTGACTGATGCTTATTACTTGGTTAATCATGGTGTACATCCTTTGCTGCCAGAATTATTACCAAGTTTAATAAGTGAGGCTATAAATTTACAATCATTACAGGTAATTACTGATAGTTATAAACAAGTTTACCAAGCTTTGAGAAACGAGCAAATTGCTAAAATTCCAGAATTAGCTTTGCAATTAGCTCAAGGTTTATCTCATTTTTCTAGTTCTCATTGGTCACGAGAACAAGTAGATTATTCTATTGATACTTGGTTAGAAATAAGGCAAGTTTCAATAAGAGAAGTAACTCATCCTTTAAAGGCTATGCAATTAGCAGTGAAAATAGAGGATGAGACTTATATTACTAAACTAAAAGAATATTTTACTGCTGTTGGTGATGGTGAAAATCTTATTTATGTGGAAAGTATTCTAGAAGAAATATCAAGTCTTAAAGCTAAATGTAATTTGGAGAAAATTCATCTTCAGTATACTCTAACTGGACATTCTGGTAAGGTTTCTTCTGTGGCTATAAGTCCAAATGGTGAGGTTTTAGTGAGTGGATGTGCAGACAAGACTATCAATATTTGGAATCTGCAAACTGGTAAATTAATCCGCACTCTAACTGGAAATTTAGGTGCAATTTCTTCTGTGGCTATGAGTCCTAATGGTCATTTTCTCGCTGTTGGTAGTTGTGAACATCCACAAGGTAATGTTAAGGTGTGGAATTTGAAAACTGGTAAACTTATCCATACTCTTTTGGGACATCAAAAACCAGTTAATGTGGTGGCTATTAGTTCGGATGGGACAATTCTGGCTAGTGGTAGTAATAAAATCAAAATTTGGAATTTACAAAGAGGAGAAAGAATTTGCACTTTATGGCATTCTTCAGCAGTGGAAGCTATTGCTACCACTGCAGATGGGACAATTCTTGCTAGTGGCAGTTCTGATTATAAAATCAGATTGTGGAATCCATTCACGGGTGATCCTTTACGTAGTATGATAGGTCATTTAGGTGAAGTAACTTCTATAGCTATCAGTGGAGATGGAGAAGTTTTATTTAGTGGTAGTGCTGATAAAACTGTTAAAATATGGCATTTGAGTACAGGTAAGTTGCTAAAGACTTTGAATGGACATACAGATAAGGTAAAATCTATCGCTGTGAGTCCAAATGGGGAATTTATATTTAGTGGTAGTGTGGATAAGACTATTAAAATATGGCATTTGAGTACAGGTGAAGTTTTACAAACTCTCACTGGACATTCTGGTGTGGTAACTTCTCTTTCTCTAAGTGCAGATGGTAAGTTTCTAGCTAGTGGTAGTGCTGATAAAACTGTTAAAATATGGCAGGTGATAAAATAA